A single genomic interval of Fibrobacter sp. UWB13 harbors:
- a CDS encoding TolB family protein yields the protein MSYTFEISPGETWNRNGDKSILQVFDIETGEAKVLKEFDCVIEAPNWSADGAFLTYNSNGRIFKYTLATGEVTEIESHYVDNCNNDHVLDPDGSGIYVSHHSKEDGLSRIYKIYFDGREPRLVTPLAPSYLHGITPDGKTLAYCAERNGSYDIYTIPAAGGNETRLTTAFGLNDGPEYDCNGEYIWFNSERSGRMQAFCMKADGSEQTQMTHDLHWNTWFPHISPDHQKVVMVAYTETDVRPGEHVPNKNVELRLMRRALPADSWSAPQTILKLFGGQGTINVNSWAPDSKRFAFVSYVHGNDSSN from the coding sequence GTGAGTTACACGTTTGAAATTTCTCCGGGTGAAACGTGGAATCGTAACGGCGACAAGTCTATTTTGCAAGTGTTCGATATCGAAACTGGCGAAGCGAAGGTTCTCAAGGAATTCGACTGCGTGATTGAAGCCCCAAACTGGAGCGCTGACGGAGCGTTCCTCACGTACAATAGCAATGGTCGCATTTTCAAGTACACGCTTGCAACAGGTGAGGTGACAGAAATCGAAAGTCATTATGTGGATAACTGCAATAATGACCACGTTCTTGATCCGGATGGCAGCGGCATTTACGTGAGCCACCACTCCAAAGAAGACGGACTTTCACGCATTTACAAGATTTATTTTGATGGCCGCGAACCGCGATTGGTGACGCCCCTTGCGCCAAGCTATTTGCATGGAATCACGCCTGACGGGAAAACGCTTGCGTACTGTGCCGAACGCAACGGCTCGTATGACATTTACACAATTCCGGCGGCGGGCGGTAACGAAACTCGCCTCACAACTGCATTTGGACTGAATGACGGTCCTGAATATGATTGCAATGGCGAATATATCTGGTTTAATTCCGAACGCTCTGGGCGTATGCAGGCATTCTGCATGAAGGCGGATGGCTCCGAACAAACGCAGATGACGCATGACTTGCATTGGAATACCTGGTTCCCGCATATTTCGCCGGACCATCAAAAGGTCGTGATGGTGGCATACACGGAAACGGATGTGCGACCGGGCGAGCATGTGCCTAACAAAAATGTGGAACTCCGCTTGATGCGCCGCGCACTCCCTGCAGATTCTTGGTCTGCACCGCAAACGATTCTTAAACTCTTCGGCGGTCAAGGAACTATCAATGTCAATTCCTGGGCTCCCGACAGCAAACGCTTTGCTTTTGTAAGTTACGTTCACGGCAACGATTCATCCAACTAA
- a CDS encoding ketopantoate reductase family protein, with amino-acid sequence MKQIETVAVVGLGAVGAVVAEQLLSVLGNKLYCVMDAERKTRYQASGIVINGKKADFNFVTPDEVPVVDLVIFATKNLQFNEALAEAKNAVGPNTALLSLLNGVHSETEIERVYGTEKTLYGFIVNLQSINKHGNIDCAGRGIILFGEKDNHRSERIEAIHQLFETAHIVHKIPENIRLEMWKKLLMNTVFNSIGAICRSTFAGFNFPVMQSLVRKIGNEVIQVANAEGFALTNEDLEENLRLTCNYTPLGKCSMLQDIEAGRKTENAYFCGTITKLGKAHGIPTPYCEFLGELLEGTELARDLIK; translated from the coding sequence ATGAAACAGATTGAAACAGTTGCAGTTGTGGGTCTCGGGGCTGTCGGTGCCGTTGTAGCAGAACAGCTCTTGAGCGTTCTCGGGAACAAGCTTTATTGCGTGATGGACGCCGAACGCAAGACGCGATACCAAGCTAGCGGAATCGTCATCAACGGGAAAAAGGCGGACTTCAACTTTGTCACGCCGGACGAAGTCCCGGTCGTTGACCTTGTGATTTTTGCGACCAAGAATTTGCAATTCAACGAAGCGCTTGCAGAAGCGAAAAATGCAGTCGGACCGAACACAGCGTTACTTTCGCTTTTGAACGGAGTGCATTCCGAAACAGAAATCGAGCGCGTTTACGGTACTGAAAAGACGTTGTACGGATTCATCGTCAATTTGCAGTCCATCAACAAGCACGGGAACATTGACTGCGCTGGCCGAGGCATCATCCTCTTTGGCGAAAAAGACAACCACCGTTCCGAACGTATCGAAGCCATCCACCAGCTTTTTGAAACAGCGCACATCGTCCACAAGATTCCAGAAAACATCCGCTTGGAAATGTGGAAAAAACTCTTAATGAACACGGTATTCAACTCGATCGGAGCCATTTGCCGTTCGACATTTGCGGGTTTCAATTTCCCAGTGATGCAATCGCTTGTGCGTAAAATCGGGAACGAAGTCATTCAGGTGGCGAACGCCGAAGGCTTTGCGCTTACAAACGAAGATCTTGAAGAAAACCTGCGACTCACATGCAACTACACGCCGCTCGGCAAGTGTTCCATGCTGCAGGATATCGAGGCCGGACGCAAAACGGAGAACGCGTATTTCTGCGGAACCATCACTAAGCTCGGGAAGGCTCACGGGATTCCGACGCCCTACTGCGAATTCTTAGGCGAACTCCTCGAAGGGACTGAGCTCGCGCGAGATCTTATCAAATAA
- a CDS encoding (deoxy)nucleoside triphosphate pyrophosphohydrolase, with the protein MKSIEVVAGVIVDGGRIFATQRGYGDQKDGWEFPGGKMEPGETPEQALVRELQEELAIEVNVGEKICTVEYDYPKFHLTMHCFYCTLAAGCKPKLLEHEDAKWLDHTNLNTVSWLPADVEVVKHLI; encoded by the coding sequence ATCGTAGATGGCGGGCGCATTTTTGCCACGCAGCGCGGGTATGGCGACCAAAAAGATGGCTGGGAGTTCCCGGGCGGTAAGATGGAACCGGGTGAAACTCCGGAACAGGCGCTCGTTCGCGAACTTCAGGAAGAGCTCGCCATTGAAGTAAATGTTGGCGAAAAAATTTGCACGGTGGAATACGATTACCCGAAATTTCACCTGACGATGCATTGCTTTTATTGCACGCTCGCTGCAGGCTGCAAGCCGAAACTTTTGGAACACGAAGACGCCAAATGGCTTGACCACACAAACTTAAACACTGTCAGCTGGCTCCCCGCTGACGTGGAAGTCGTAAAACACCTTATTTGA